The stretch of DNA CTTCCGGCCATTTTCATGCCTTTAAAAACTCTTGCAGGGTAAGATGCAGCTCCAATTGATCCTGGCGCTCTTAAACGGTTATGTTGACCGTGAGTAGCTTGACCTACACCACCAAAACCATGACGTTTTACTACACCTTGAAATCCTTTACCTTTAGATGTTCCTGCTACATCAACAAATTCACCTTCAGTGAAATGTTCAACAGTGATGGCATCTCCTAATTTGTACTCCTCATCAAAACCTTTGAATTCTACGATTTTGCGTTTTACAGAAGTTCCTGCTTTTTTAGCGTGACCTAAGTCAGCTTTAGTAGCGCTTTTT from Flavivirga spongiicola encodes:
- the rplC gene encoding 50S ribosomal protein L3; translated protein: MSGLIGKKIGMTSIFDDNGKNIPCTVIEAGPCIVTQVRTEEVDGYKAVQLGFDDATEKSATKADLGHAKKAGTSVKRKIVEFKGFDEEYKLGDAITVEHFTEGEFVDVAGTSKGKGFQGVVKRHGFGGVGQATHGQHNRLRAPGSIGAASYPARVFKGMKMAGRMGGETIKVQNLRVLKVVAEKNLLVVKGCVPGHKNAYVIIRK